The Castellaniella sp. genome includes a window with the following:
- a CDS encoding nucleobase:cation symporter-2 family protein encodes MNTQYRSRFQRPEDERLGLPANVLYGLQHVLTMYGGIIAVPLIVGQAAGLGSTEIGILIASCLFMGGLATLVQTVGIPFFGCQLPLVQGVSFASVATILAILSSGGDLPSVFGAVMMASLLGLLITPVFSKIIRFFPPLVTGSVITTIGLSLMPVAAHWSMGGNAKAADFGSTANIGLAAVTLLIVLLLSKLGNATISRLSILLAMVLGTLIAWGAGLTDFSQLFNGPTVALPTIFHFGLPEFHPAAILSMFIVILVVLVETSADILAVGDIIKTPIDSRRLGDGLRADMLSSVVAPIFGSFTQSAFAQNVGLVAVTGVKSRFVVAASGIILLVLGLLPVMGRLIATVPAAVLGGAGLVLFGTVAASGIRTLAKVDYEDNMNLIIVATSVGFGMIPIAAPEFYSQFPAWVSTIFHSGISSAAIMAITLNLLFNHIKRGTPEKPSVFSAGTGHAR; translated from the coding sequence TTGAACACCCAATACCGCTCACGCTTTCAACGCCCAGAGGACGAACGTCTGGGACTGCCCGCCAATGTGCTATACGGATTGCAACATGTACTGACCATGTATGGCGGCATTATTGCAGTGCCCTTGATCGTCGGGCAGGCAGCGGGGTTGGGCTCCACCGAAATCGGCATTCTGATTGCTTCCTGCTTGTTCATGGGCGGTCTGGCGACCCTGGTTCAGACCGTGGGCATTCCTTTTTTTGGCTGTCAGCTGCCCCTGGTGCAAGGGGTTTCCTTTGCCAGCGTGGCCACCATATTGGCCATTCTGAGTTCAGGGGGCGATCTGCCTTCCGTGTTTGGCGCAGTCATGATGGCATCATTGCTGGGCCTGTTGATCACCCCGGTCTTTTCAAAAATCATCCGGTTTTTCCCACCGCTGGTGACGGGATCGGTGATTACCACCATCGGCCTGTCGCTGATGCCGGTTGCCGCCCACTGGTCCATGGGCGGCAATGCCAAGGCGGCAGATTTTGGCAGCACGGCAAACATCGGATTGGCTGCCGTTACCCTGCTGATCGTATTGCTGCTCAGCAAGCTGGGCAATGCCACCATCTCGCGCCTGTCGATCTTGCTGGCCATGGTGCTGGGCACCCTGATTGCCTGGGGAGCCGGTCTTACAGATTTTTCCCAGCTGTTCAATGGTCCCACTGTCGCCCTGCCCACTATTTTTCACTTTGGCCTGCCCGAGTTTCACCCGGCCGCCATCCTGTCGATGTTCATCGTGATTCTGGTGGTCCTGGTGGAGACATCCGCCGACATTCTGGCGGTCGGCGATATCATCAAAACACCGATTGACTCCCGCCGACTGGGCGATGGGCTGCGTGCCGACATGCTGTCCAGCGTGGTGGCGCCGATCTTTGGCTCGTTTACCCAAAGCGCTTTCGCGCAAAATGTCGGTCTGGTCGCCGTGACCGGCGTAAAAAGTCGCTTCGTCGTGGCCGCCAGCGGCATTATTTTGCTGGTGCTGGGCCTGTTGCCGGTGATGGGCCGCCTGATTGCCACCGTACCGGCGGCAGTGCTGGGCGGCGCTGGACTGGTGCTGTTCGGCACAGTGGCCGCCAGTGGCATCCGCACCCTGGCCAAGGTCGATTACGAAGACAATATGAACCTCATCATCGTTGCGACTTCGGTGGGTTTCGGCATGATCCCGATTGCCGCCCCCGAGTTCTACAGCCAATTCCCGGCCTGGGTGTCCACGATTTTCCATTCCGGCATCAGCTCTGCGGCCATCATGGCGATCACATTGAACTTGCTGTTCAATCACATCAAGCGCGGCACACCGGAAAAGCCTTCCGTATTTTCCGCCGGCACGGGCCACGCCCGTTAA
- the acnA gene encoding aconitate hydratase AcnA: MAHPNSFGARATLDVGGKPYSIYKLGALKDHGLDPSRLPYGLKILLENLLRTEDGGDVTADDIRALASWDPDAQPNREISFTPARVILQDFTGVPAVVDLAAMREAMQTLGGNPGRINPLAPVELVIDHSVIVDDFGHNDSYRRNVEIEYQRNVERYKFLRWGQTAFDDFRVVPPSTGIVHQVNLEHLARGVFTRQVNGQTEAYPDTCVGTDSHTPMVNGLGVVAWGVGGIEAEAAMLGQPISMLIPRVVGFKLSGALPEGTTATDLVLTITDMLRQHGVVGKFVEFYGSGVAAVPLANRATIGNMSPEYGSTISIFPIDDETLSYMRFTGRSDEQVALVESYAKAQGLWHDPDHEPVYSERLELDLGTVVPSIAGPKRPQDRILLSESLPSFRKSLAALPGSPTSNPAPVHMPGGIDFEIDHGAVAIAAITSCTNTSNPAVMMAAGLLAKKAVERGLHRKPWVKTSLAPGSRVVTDYYEKSGLMKYLEALGFNLVGYGCTTCIGNSGPLIPEVSEAVRANDLAVTSVLSGNRNFEGRIHSEVKMNYLMSPPLVVAYALAGSMDFDLYKTPLGQDQQGQDVYLRDIWPTSKEIQDVIQSSITADMYKKGYSDVFAGTDAWKDLPTPEGNLYRWDDTSTYVRNPPYFVGMRRDPDPVHDIRDARVLAKLGDSVTTDHISPAGSIAKDSPAAQYLQSQGVLPKDFNSYGSRRGNHEVMIRGTFANVRLRNQIAPDTEGGWTRDFTQDGAPVATIFDASQNYQKAGIPLVILAGKEYGSGSSRDWAAKGTVLLGVRAVIAESYERIHRSNLIGMGVLPLQFPEGKNADSLGLRGKETFEITGIEAFNDGKTPTTVRVKAGDVEFDALVRIDTPSEAAYYRHGGILQYAIRQLLN; encoded by the coding sequence ATGGCTCATCCCAATAGTTTCGGCGCGCGAGCAACCCTGGATGTGGGGGGGAAACCCTACAGCATCTATAAATTGGGTGCCCTGAAGGACCACGGCCTGGATCCTTCCCGCCTGCCGTACGGGCTGAAGATTCTGCTGGAAAACCTGCTGCGTACCGAAGACGGTGGCGATGTCACCGCCGATGATATCCGTGCGCTGGCATCCTGGGACCCAGACGCCCAGCCCAACCGCGAAATCTCCTTCACCCCGGCACGCGTGATTTTGCAGGATTTCACCGGGGTGCCTGCGGTGGTGGATCTGGCCGCCATGCGCGAGGCCATGCAGACCCTGGGGGGCAATCCCGGACGCATCAATCCCCTGGCGCCCGTGGAACTCGTCATTGATCACTCCGTGATCGTGGATGATTTTGGCCACAACGATTCCTATCGTCGTAACGTCGAAATCGAATACCAACGCAACGTCGAGCGCTATAAGTTCCTGCGCTGGGGCCAGACCGCCTTTGATGATTTCCGGGTAGTGCCGCCCAGCACCGGCATTGTCCACCAGGTCAACCTCGAACACCTGGCGCGGGGGGTCTTTACCCGCCAGGTCAATGGCCAGACCGAAGCCTATCCCGACACCTGTGTGGGTACCGACTCCCACACACCCATGGTCAATGGCCTGGGGGTGGTGGCCTGGGGGGTAGGCGGCATCGAGGCCGAGGCCGCCATGCTGGGCCAACCGATTTCCATGCTGATTCCGCGTGTGGTGGGCTTTAAGCTATCCGGCGCGCTGCCCGAGGGCACTACCGCCACCGATCTGGTACTGACCATCACCGACATGCTGCGCCAGCACGGCGTCGTGGGTAAGTTCGTCGAATTCTACGGTTCCGGCGTCGCGGCTGTGCCGTTGGCCAACCGCGCCACCATCGGCAACATGAGCCCGGAATACGGCTCCACCATCTCGATTTTCCCCATCGACGACGAAACCCTCAGCTACATGCGCTTTACGGGTCGCTCCGACGAGCAGGTCGCCTTGGTCGAAAGCTATGCCAAGGCCCAGGGCCTGTGGCACGATCCGGATCACGAACCCGTCTACTCCGAACGCCTGGAACTCGATCTGGGCACCGTGGTGCCCTCCATCGCTGGCCCCAAACGCCCCCAGGATCGTATCCTGCTGTCCGAATCCCTGCCGTCTTTCCGCAAATCCCTGGCGGCCTTGCCGGGTTCGCCCACTTCCAACCCGGCCCCCGTGCATATGCCGGGCGGGATCGATTTCGAGATCGACCACGGCGCCGTGGCGATTGCCGCCATCACTTCATGTACCAACACCTCCAATCCGGCCGTCATGATGGCCGCCGGCCTGTTGGCCAAAAAAGCCGTCGAACGCGGCTTGCACCGCAAACCCTGGGTCAAGACCTCCCTGGCGCCCGGCTCCCGCGTGGTTACCGACTACTACGAAAAATCCGGCCTGATGAAATACCTGGAGGCCCTGGGCTTCAATCTGGTGGGTTATGGCTGCACTACCTGCATCGGTAACTCTGGCCCCTTGATCCCCGAAGTCTCCGAAGCCGTGCGCGCCAACGATCTGGCGGTCACTTCGGTGTTGTCCGGCAACCGCAACTTCGAAGGCCGCATCCACTCCGAAGTCAAAATGAACTACCTGATGTCGCCGCCGCTGGTCGTGGCCTACGCGCTGGCCGGGTCCATGGACTTCGATCTGTATAAAACCCCGCTGGGTCAGGATCAACAGGGCCAGGACGTTTATTTGCGCGATATCTGGCCCACCAGCAAAGAAATCCAGGACGTCATCCAGTCCTCGATCACAGCCGATATGTACAAAAAAGGCTACTCCGACGTCTTCGCCGGTACCGACGCCTGGAAGGACCTGCCCACCCCCGAAGGCAACCTATACCGCTGGGACGACACCTCCACCTACGTGCGCAACCCGCCGTATTTTGTGGGCATGCGCCGGGACCCGGACCCCGTGCACGATATCCGGGACGCCCGCGTCCTGGCAAAGCTGGGCGACTCCGTCACCACTGACCATATCAGCCCGGCCGGCTCCATCGCCAAAGACTCGCCTGCCGCGCAATACCTGCAGTCCCAGGGCGTCCTGCCCAAGGACTTCAACTCCTATGGCTCGCGCCGTGGCAACCACGAAGTCATGATTCGCGGCACCTTCGCCAACGTGCGGCTGCGCAACCAGATCGCCCCCGACACCGAGGGCGGCTGGACGCGCGATTTCACACAAGACGGTGCCCCAGTCGCCACCATTTTCGATGCCTCCCAGAACTACCAGAAGGCCGGGATTCCGCTGGTCATCCTGGCCGGTAAGGAATACGGCTCCGGTTCCTCGCGCGACTGGGCAGCCAAGGGCACGGTACTGTTGGGCGTACGGGCCGTCATCGCCGAATCCTACGAGCGCATCCACCGTTCCAATCTGATCGGCATGGGGGTCCTGCCACTGCAGTTCCCCGAAGGCAAGAACGCCGATTCCCTGGGCCTGCGCGGCAAGGAAACCTTCGAAATCACCGGCATCGAAGCTTTCAATGACGGCAAGACCCCGACAACCGTGCGCGTCAAGGCCGGCGACGTGGAGTTCGATGCCCTGGTCCGCATCGACACCCCCAGCGAAGCCGCCTACTACCGCCATGGCGGGATTCTGCAATACGCCATCCGGCAACTGCTGAACTAA
- the panB gene encoding 3-methyl-2-oxobutanoate hydroxymethyltransferase, with protein MSVHRPAQRVTVPQLMAYKGTRKIAALTAYIAPIARLLDESVDMILVGDSTAMVGYDMPDTLSITTEMMSAHAAAVVRATQQACVIVDMPFGSYQQSPSQAFANAAAMLAASGVAGVKIEGGRVLAETTRFLVDRGIPVLAHVGLMPQYVNTMGGFKAQGMTDVAARLILEDARAHAQAGAFGVVLEGISEPLARQITADLDILTIGIGASPGCDGQILVTEDILGLSGDRIPKFAKRFGDAAQVIRDAARDYAQSVREETFPTLDHCFGVRPKA; from the coding sequence ATGAGTGTACATAGACCAGCGCAGCGCGTCACGGTGCCGCAGCTGATGGCTTACAAAGGCACACGGAAAATTGCGGCACTTACCGCCTATATTGCCCCGATTGCCCGCTTGCTGGACGAATCCGTGGACATGATTCTGGTGGGGGATTCCACCGCCATGGTGGGCTATGACATGCCCGATACCCTGTCCATCACCACCGAGATGATGTCAGCGCATGCCGCTGCCGTGGTGCGTGCCACCCAACAGGCCTGCGTGATCGTGGACATGCCTTTTGGCAGCTACCAGCAGTCCCCCTCCCAGGCCTTTGCCAATGCCGCCGCGATGCTGGCGGCCAGCGGCGTGGCCGGGGTAAAGATCGAAGGCGGCCGGGTGCTGGCCGAGACCACGCGATTTCTGGTGGATCGCGGCATTCCAGTGCTGGCCCACGTAGGCCTGATGCCGCAGTACGTCAACACCATGGGGGGCTTCAAGGCCCAGGGCATGACGGATGTCGCCGCCCGCCTGATCCTGGAAGATGCCCGGGCCCATGCCCAGGCAGGTGCCTTTGGCGTCGTGCTCGAAGGCATCAGCGAACCCCTCGCCCGGCAGATCACTGCCGATCTGGACATCCTCACCATCGGCATTGGCGCATCACCGGGCTGCGATGGCCAGATCCTGGTGACGGAAGACATCCTGGGCCTCAGTGGCGATCGAATCCCAAAATTCGCAAAACGCTTCGGCGATGCGGCACAGGTCATCCGGGATGCGGCACGGGATTATGCCCAATCCGTGCGGGAAGAAACCTTTCCTACGTTAGATCACTGTTTTGGCGTGCGGCCAAAGGCATAA
- a CDS encoding LysR family transcriptional regulator: protein MEIRQLEALNAVVTSGSVTAAGRLLGRSQPVISRQVSDLEAELGFVLFERTRPTITLTEPGVQFYQDVRSILADLQQLESHVMGLRSGEIRPLRILATADLAHGLLPTALALVDRFNAVFPQKLILEEAVYEVTARSVLERRADFALINLPIDVDGLQVHWCGQAPCQLAMPASHPLTRQSMIHLEDIHNTDVITLLGRYRMRFQLINSLVQLTSRDKRRHIEVASQQTALSMVRAGLGVALIDPFSVHPHSAADIVLRPIATDIPYRIGVVSPVNHILTEGATRLIRGLYTHVRSTIPQFLDTDVNGLQAQTINPLTNLKQA from the coding sequence ATGGAAATACGCCAACTAGAGGCGCTCAATGCTGTAGTCACCAGCGGTAGCGTCACGGCAGCGGGTCGGCTGTTGGGGCGCTCTCAGCCCGTGATCAGCCGCCAGGTCAGCGACCTGGAAGCCGAGCTGGGTTTTGTGCTGTTCGAACGAACTCGCCCCACCATTACCCTGACCGAGCCCGGGGTCCAGTTTTATCAGGATGTACGCAGTATTCTGGCGGATCTGCAACAGTTGGAATCCCATGTGATGGGGCTGCGCAGCGGCGAAATCCGCCCCTTGCGCATTCTGGCCACAGCCGATCTGGCGCATGGCTTGCTGCCGACCGCGTTGGCGTTGGTGGATCGCTTCAATGCTGTTTTCCCCCAGAAACTCATCCTGGAAGAGGCCGTCTACGAAGTCACGGCGCGCAGCGTACTCGAACGCCGGGCGGATTTTGCGCTGATCAATCTGCCGATCGATGTGGATGGACTGCAGGTGCATTGGTGCGGTCAGGCGCCGTGCCAGTTGGCAATGCCCGCCTCTCATCCCTTGACCCGGCAGTCCATGATTCACCTTGAAGATATCCACAATACCGATGTCATTACCCTGCTGGGGCGCTACCGCATGCGCTTTCAGTTGATCAACAGCCTGGTGCAACTGACTTCCCGCGATAAACGTCGTCACATCGAGGTCGCCAGCCAGCAGACCGCTTTGTCCATGGTACGGGCGGGTCTGGGTGTGGCCTTGATCGATCCCTTTTCCGTGCATCCGCATTCCGCAGCCGACATCGTATTGCGTCCGATTGCCACGGATATTCCATACCGCATCGGGGTGGTCTCCCCTGTGAATCATATCTTGACTGAAGGTGCCACCCGTCTGATCCGTGGGCTCTATACCCATGTGCGCAGCACCATCCCTCAGTTTCTCGATACTGATGTCAATGGTCTGCAGGCCCAGACCATCAATCCGCTGACTAATTTGAAGCAGGCCTGA
- a CDS encoding sensor domain-containing diguanylate cyclase codes for MQYPAPVDSLSAALDTRDLDLFESSPMACWLEDYSALFERFQQWRADGIQDLRAWLQQDRRRLTECADLIRVLRVNRRVLELYQAETLEQLLAHLSSVFRDDMLDGLLQELDQLWQGKSEFQSLTVNYALTGQSLDLSLKGVVLASAQRPWDRVLVTMEDITGLQALRRQAQESARDAREFFEQAPVSLWVEDFSAIRVLFDELRHRGVTNFRTFLDVHPDFVGRCLQELRVLDVNRYTLKLFQAISQEDLLDHLDEVLTHEAYASFAEQLIDLWDGRLQHQREVQNNSLRGDKLYLHLQLSVFRGCEQDWSKVLISLTDITARKKAEAYLEYLGQHDILTQLKNRSYFVDELARQTRKRTAPIALIALDINNLKYTNDSSGHAAGDDLLRRFGEVLSKAVDAPGIAARIGGDEFMVLLPGKDLELAQGLLNDIRALIDLNNQYYSNNHALSVSAGLAVCQDVAELEHAMRQADQAMYADKQAYYLANRRRETDSTGS; via the coding sequence ATGCAATATCCTGCCCCTGTTGACTCGCTATCCGCCGCTCTGGACACTCGTGATCTGGATCTCTTCGAGTCATCTCCCATGGCCTGCTGGCTGGAAGACTACAGCGCGCTTTTTGAGCGTTTTCAGCAGTGGCGGGCCGATGGCATCCAGGATCTTCGCGCCTGGCTGCAACAGGATCGTCGGCGCTTGACCGAGTGTGCTGACTTGATCCGGGTGCTGCGGGTCAATCGCCGGGTGCTTGAACTCTATCAGGCTGAAACCCTCGAACAGTTGTTGGCGCACTTGAGCAGTGTCTTTCGCGACGACATGCTGGACGGACTTCTGCAGGAACTCGATCAGCTATGGCAGGGCAAGTCAGAATTCCAGAGCCTGACCGTCAATTATGCTTTGACGGGGCAGAGCCTCGACTTATCGCTGAAGGGTGTGGTGTTGGCGTCCGCTCAACGGCCATGGGATCGGGTGCTCGTCACCATGGAGGACATCACCGGGCTTCAGGCGTTGCGCCGCCAGGCCCAGGAAAGCGCCCGCGACGCCCGCGAGTTCTTTGAACAGGCCCCCGTGTCCTTGTGGGTAGAGGACTTCAGCGCGATCCGGGTGCTGTTTGACGAACTGCGGCATCGGGGGGTCACAAATTTCCGCACGTTTCTGGATGTGCATCCGGATTTTGTTGGCCGCTGCCTGCAGGAACTCCGGGTGTTGGACGTCAACCGCTATACCCTCAAGCTATTCCAGGCGATTTCGCAGGAAGATTTGCTGGATCACCTCGACGAGGTGCTCACCCACGAAGCCTACGCATCATTTGCCGAGCAGTTGATCGACCTGTGGGATGGGCGTTTGCAACACCAGCGCGAGGTACAGAACAACTCACTGAGAGGCGATAAGCTGTACCTGCACCTGCAACTGTCGGTATTCCGGGGCTGTGAGCAGGACTGGTCCAAGGTCCTGATCTCGCTGACGGATATTACTGCGCGTAAAAAGGCCGAGGCATATCTTGAATACCTGGGCCAGCACGATATCCTGACCCAACTGAAAAATCGGTCTTATTTTGTCGACGAGCTGGCGCGTCAGACCCGCAAGCGCACCGCCCCCATTGCGTTGATTGCCCTGGACATCAATAACCTGAAATACACAAATGACTCGTCGGGCCATGCCGCAGGCGATGATTTGCTGCGCCGCTTTGGCGAGGTCCTGTCGAAGGCTGTCGATGCGCCCGGCATCGCGGCCCGCATTGGCGGGGACGAGTTCATGGTGCTACTGCCAGGCAAGGACCTGGAACTCGCCCAGGGCCTCTTGAATGATATCCGCGCCCTGATTGATCTGAACAACCAGTATTACAGCAATAACCACGCCTTGAGCGTATCGGCAGGCCTGGCTGTATGCCAAGATGTGGCGGAGCTGGAACACGCGATGCGGCAGGCGGACCAGGCCATGTATGCCGATAAGCAGGCGTACTACCTGGCTAACCGCCGCCGCGAGACCGACTCTACTGGATCGTGA
- a CDS encoding FmdE family protein has translation MSFPEFFTQAPRITLHDPLAQLLGVSDDGQIEYGYEDAVRLAGHSCPTVAGAWLMTVKGLQALYPDSIPERGNVLVEFADSATNGVTGVIANVVSLVTGSTTDTGFKGLAGQHDRRNLLRFNQSLPGEIRFTRRDTGASVAVSYSAQAVPSAPNAMPLLQQILSGQANDTQKQEFGRVWQDRVRRILESADQPGLITIQ, from the coding sequence ATGTCGTTTCCCGAATTTTTCACGCAAGCACCTCGCATCACCCTGCATGACCCACTGGCCCAATTGCTGGGTGTGTCCGATGATGGTCAGATCGAGTACGGCTATGAAGACGCCGTGCGTCTGGCCGGGCATTCCTGCCCCACCGTGGCCGGTGCCTGGCTGATGACCGTCAAAGGCCTGCAGGCGCTCTATCCGGACTCTATCCCCGAGCGCGGCAATGTGTTGGTGGAGTTCGCGGACAGCGCCACCAATGGTGTCACAGGCGTGATCGCCAATGTCGTCAGCCTGGTGACGGGCTCAACCACGGACACGGGCTTCAAGGGGCTGGCAGGACAGCACGACCGTCGCAATCTGTTGCGTTTCAACCAAAGCCTACCGGGCGAAATCCGCTTTACCCGTCGCGACACGGGTGCCAGCGTAGCTGTCTCGTACAGCGCCCAGGCGGTGCCGTCCGCCCCTAATGCCATGCCCTTGCTGCAACAAATCTTGTCCGGTCAGGCCAACGATACACAAAAACAGGAATTCGGCCGAGTTTGGCAGGATCGCGTGCGCCGCATCCTGGAGTCCGCTGACCAGCCGGGCTTGATCACGATCCAGTAG
- a CDS encoding phosphatase PAP2 family protein, giving the protein MEHLNQTLFLWINATDPSTLGLLLGRWLANGLVYVFPLYLGLNWLRADAAGRDALVQAVLTAAVAMLLSWLIAKFWFHPRPFVVGIGHQYMPHKPTASFPSNHLSFIWALCAGLWLHPARRRAACLLALLGLPVAWARIYMGVHWPLDMAGAALNAILAALLCLPLRRQLVPGLRSLIEIPYRLVFAWPIRKGWLRA; this is encoded by the coding sequence ATGGAACACCTGAACCAGACCCTGTTTCTGTGGATCAATGCCACCGACCCCAGCACCCTTGGATTGCTGCTGGGACGCTGGCTGGCCAATGGCCTGGTGTATGTGTTCCCGCTATACCTGGGCCTGAACTGGCTGCGCGCTGACGCGGCAGGGCGTGATGCGCTGGTTCAGGCCGTGCTGACTGCGGCGGTCGCCATGCTGCTGTCCTGGCTGATCGCAAAATTCTGGTTTCACCCTCGGCCTTTTGTCGTCGGCATCGGCCACCAGTACATGCCCCACAAGCCCACCGCGTCATTTCCCAGCAACCACCTGAGCTTCATCTGGGCGCTGTGTGCCGGCCTATGGCTGCATCCGGCGCGGCGGCGTGCAGCCTGCCTGCTTGCCTTGCTGGGGCTGCCCGTGGCCTGGGCACGGATCTACATGGGCGTCCACTGGCCCCTGGACATGGCGGGGGCTGCGCTGAATGCGATCCTGGCCGCCCTGCTGTGCCTGCCCTTGCGTCGACAACTGGTGCCGGGCTTGCGCAGCCTGATCGAGATCCCCTACCGTCTGGTCTTTGCCTGGCCCATCCGCAAGGGATGGCTGCGCGCCTGA
- a CDS encoding DNA recombination protein RmuC codes for MLLSDLPWLLLALLLGLVVGWWLARRPFADLQAELHDRDLTLIQLQATHQEKLVALAEIKQAFEQSKASMQAEFQHLANQVLEEKGQVLSAHSQASLDGLLRPFREQIDGFQKRVNDIHDASLRGQAQLGAEIRHVLEIGLNMSAQAHTLATALKGDKKTTGNWGEVQLERSLQLAGLMPGDHYQAQASLRDEAGNRLQPDFIIKLPDDKHLVIDSKVSLVDYDRAIAADTDAERESALAAHVQAVRRHMDDLARKDYSSLIGLKSPSFVLMFMPIEPAYIEAMKHSRDLFDHGYRHHVILVSHTTLMPILRTVANLWMLARSNEQTRALSDMAGSLYKQVATVAERLQRLGNTLNTANTQYNSAVVAVAGQQGLYGKVSRFAELSTKANKQLPVLEPTHADIEVQRLDLVLADPAASAAGVAGASTDIVQGADIQNHDA; via the coding sequence ATGTTGCTGTCTGATCTTCCCTGGTTGTTGCTGGCGCTCCTGCTTGGATTGGTCGTGGGGTGGTGGCTGGCCCGTCGCCCCTTTGCGGATCTACAGGCCGAACTTCATGATCGAGACCTGACGCTCATCCAGTTGCAGGCCACCCATCAGGAAAAGCTCGTTGCTCTGGCTGAAATCAAACAGGCCTTCGAGCAATCCAAGGCCTCTATGCAAGCGGAGTTTCAGCATCTGGCCAACCAGGTACTAGAGGAAAAAGGCCAGGTTCTTTCCGCCCACAGCCAGGCCTCACTGGATGGCTTGCTGCGGCCTTTTCGCGAGCAGATCGATGGCTTTCAGAAGCGCGTGAACGACATCCATGATGCGTCCCTGCGCGGACAGGCCCAGCTAGGCGCCGAAATCCGCCATGTGCTGGAGATCGGTCTGAACATGAGCGCACAGGCGCATACCCTGGCCACCGCCCTGAAGGGCGACAAAAAAACCACCGGTAACTGGGGCGAGGTCCAACTAGAACGCAGCTTGCAGTTGGCCGGCCTCATGCCGGGCGACCACTACCAGGCCCAAGCCAGCTTGCGCGATGAGGCGGGTAATCGTCTGCAGCCGGATTTCATCATTAAACTGCCCGATGACAAACATCTGGTCATCGACAGCAAGGTCTCGTTGGTGGACTATGATCGCGCCATTGCCGCAGACACGGATGCCGAACGCGAGTCCGCCCTGGCTGCGCATGTACAGGCGGTACGCCGCCATATGGACGACCTGGCCCGCAAGGACTACAGCAGCCTGATCGGACTGAAAAGCCCCAGTTTTGTATTGATGTTCATGCCGATCGAACCTGCCTACATCGAAGCCATGAAGCATAGTCGGGATTTGTTTGATCACGGCTATCGCCATCATGTCATTTTGGTCTCGCACACGACCTTGATGCCGATTTTGCGGACGGTGGCCAATCTCTGGATGCTGGCCCGCAGCAATGAACAGACCCGGGCGCTCAGCGACATGGCCGGCAGCCTGTATAAACAGGTGGCCACGGTGGCCGAGCGCCTGCAAAGACTGGGCAACACCCTGAATACGGCGAACACACAATACAATAGCGCGGTCGTGGCAGTGGCTGGCCAGCAAGGCCTATATGGCAAGGTCAGTCGTTTCGCCGAGCTTTCCACCAAGGCCAATAAACAGCTGCCGGTGCTAGAGCCCACGCACGCCGATATCGAGGTCCAGCGCCTGGATCTTGTCCTGGCGGACCCAGCGGCATCAGCCGCAGGGGTGGCCGGAGCTTCCACGGATATTGTTCAGGGCGCAGACATCCAAAACCATGATGCATGA
- a CDS encoding aldo/keto reductase, producing MSSNQPYLTFYDGRRTPQLGLGTWQVTGDATAPAVQAAIEAGYRAIDTAYIYYNETEVGQGIAQSGVPREDLFITTKLWNNRHELDSAKSALQESLDRLQLDYVDLYLIHWPVPKEKMYLQAWEALIQMRDDGRAKSIGVCNFNADHLQNLLDKTGVLPVVNQIELHPYFQQTELCAYHADHGILTEAWSPLGQGQVLTDPVIQELAHQLQASPAQVILRWHIQMGHIVIPKSANPDRIRENFNLWNLHLDDAAMARIATLNKADGRIGPEPELFHVMKG from the coding sequence ATGTCATCCAATCAACCTTATTTGACCTTTTATGATGGACGCCGCACCCCGCAATTGGGTCTGGGCACCTGGCAGGTGACTGGCGATGCGACTGCACCGGCCGTCCAGGCCGCCATCGAAGCAGGCTACCGGGCCATTGATACGGCCTACATCTACTATAACGAAACTGAAGTCGGACAGGGTATTGCCCAATCAGGCGTCCCTCGCGAAGACCTTTTTATCACCACCAAGCTCTGGAATAACCGTCACGAGCTGGACAGCGCAAAATCCGCCCTGCAGGAAAGTCTGGACCGCCTGCAGCTGGACTATGTGGATCTTTACTTGATCCACTGGCCTGTCCCCAAGGAAAAAATGTATCTGCAGGCCTGGGAGGCCTTGATCCAGATGCGCGACGATGGCCGGGCAAAGTCCATTGGCGTGTGCAATTTCAATGCGGATCATCTGCAAAATCTGTTGGATAAAACCGGCGTGCTGCCGGTGGTGAACCAGATTGAGCTGCATCCATATTTCCAGCAGACCGAATTGTGCGCCTACCATGCTGATCACGGCATTTTGACTGAGGCATGGAGCCCGCTGGGCCAGGGCCAGGTCCTGACGGACCCTGTGATCCAGGAACTGGCCCATCAGCTGCAGGCCAGCCCGGCACAGGTGATTTTGCGCTGGCATATTCAGATGGGGCATATTGTGATCCCGAAATCTGCCAATCCGGATCGTATCCGCGAAAATTTCAATCTCTGGAATCTGCACTTGGATGACGCGGCGATGGCCCGTATCGCGACGTTGAACAAGGCCGATGGCCGCATCGGCCCAGAACCCGAACTATTCCATGTGATGAAGGGATAA